From the genome of Biomphalaria glabrata chromosome 17, xgBioGlab47.1, whole genome shotgun sequence, one region includes:
- the LOC106050602 gene encoding galactoside alpha-(1,2)-fucosyltransferase 2-like: MQRRLFFLVCGSVFVGLSILSFYNPIVTFMSTLDSSISQIYIYTNSSANKENTFKLLSSPPNQTISLAIESSSTTTTTTTQQSTTSQANVSALYLTTRFMGRLGNQMFIYATMVGLARAQNRVPVLKSGGDLVTTFQITNLNKDMNTDGWNVISESAYAIFNSKFMNLPPRNLIVTGYLQSWRYFQHAQDEIRREFTFVPSIQKEADAVLASCRSQLQNHVIVGVHVRRGDFVSPGGQKYGYGVADGSYFVKAFAKIRSLLPNQNITFLVASDDMTWCKNNLNDSSVKMLSEGNAGNHFAILSSCDHVILTGGTFGWWVAWLANGITIYYKDFIRKNTPLQSGFSDRDYYPPGWIGVEN, encoded by the exons CTATAACCCGATTGTGACGTTTATGTCGACGTTAGACTCAAGTATCAGTCAGATATATATCTACACCAATTCATCAGCCAACAAGGAAAATACCTTCAAGCTACTAAGCTCACCCCCAAACCAAACCATCTCCTTGGCTATTGAATCCTCTTCGACCACAACTACGACAACTACTCAGCAATCTACTACCTCCCAGGCCAACGTATCGGCACTCTACCTGACCACTAGGTTCATGGGTCGCCTAGGTAACCAGATGTTCATCTATGCTACCATGGTAGGCCTGGCCAGGGCGCAGAACAGAGTGCCTGTATTAAAGAGCGGGGGAGATCTGGTGACGACGTTTCAGATTACCAACCTCAATAAAGACATGAACACAGATGG ATGGAATGTGATTAGTGAGTCAGCCTATGCTATATTCAACTCAAAGTTTATGAATCTCCCACCCAGAAACCTCATCGTCACTGGATATTTGCAAAGCTGGAGATATTTTCAGCACGCTCAAGATGAAATTAGGCGGGAATTTACTTTCGTACCTTCCATACAGAAAGAAGCAGACGCTGTACTTGCAAGTTGTAGATCACAACTACAGAATCACGTGATAGTCGGCGTGCACGTTCGACGTGGTGACTTTGTCTCACCCGGAGGTCAGAAATATGGCTACGGAGTTGCGGATGGGTCCTATTTTGTCAAAGCCTTCGCTAAAATAAGATCATTACTACCCAATCAAAACATTACTTTCCTGGTGGCGAGTGATGACATGACCTGGTGTAAGAACAATTTGAACGACAGCAGCGTTAAGATGTTGTCTGAAGGGAATGCTGGGAACCACTTCGCCATTTTGTCCAGCTGTGATCACGTGATCTTGACAGGCGGAACGTTTGGTTGGTGGGTCGCCTGGCTGGCTAACGGGATCACTATTTATTATAAAGATTTTATCAGAAAGAACACTCCACTGCAATCTGGATTTAGCGATCGGGATTATTATCCACCAGGGTGGATCGGCGTTGAAAACTGA